A stretch of the Acyrthosiphon pisum isolate AL4f chromosome A2, pea_aphid_22Mar2018_4r6ur, whole genome shotgun sequence genome encodes the following:
- the LOC100160009 gene encoding uncharacterized protein LOC100160009, with protein sequence MTANDERLYVVPDLLTSAYYACNKIQRDKYDEMQTPDVDLRICCESLFQIVKLNTESDGFESLGDRRSMVGKLQSVVHCDLIRNLCEKAAYYGHIDCLMFAREIGVPWNVSSGVNSSRRVQIVYDHAAGNGQLNCKEYAFENGRSTCTAAASGGHLDCLRYAHENECPWDERTCQYAAENGHLDCLRYAHENECPWDEETCSYAAAHGHLDCLRYAHENGCPWDEVTCSYAAIFGHLDCLRYAHENGCPWDENTCQYAAKNGYLDCLRYAHENGCPWDEETCSDAATFGHLDCLRYAHENGCPWDEETCDFAMADGHLDCLRYAHENGCPWDERTCSDAAIFGHLDCLRYAHENGCPWDEDTCLLAVEFGNPDCLCYARENGCPYGRKTFEAVVLYCLNYLKI encoded by the coding sequence ATGACAGCTAACGACGAGAGATTGTACGTCGTACCCGATCTGTTGACGTCGGCTTACTACGCGTGTAACAAGATCCAGCGGGACAAATACGACGAGATGCAGACTCCGGACGTCGACTTGCGGATTTGTTGTGAGTCGCTTTTTCAAATCGTGAAACTCAACACGGAAAGTGATGGTTTCGAATCGTTGGGTGATAGGAGGTCCATGGTCGGGAAGTTGCAGTCAGTGGTCCATTGCGACTTAATCCGTAACCTATGTGAGAAGGCCGCGTATTACGGACACATTGATTGTCTGATGTTCGCTCGCGAGATTGGCGTTCCATGGAACGTTTCCTCGGGGGTAAATTCCTCCCGAAGGGTCCAAATTGTGTATGACCACGCCGCGGGCAATGGTCAACTGAACTGCAAGGAGTATGCTTTTGAAAACGGCCGGTCAACGTGTACAGCAGCCGCGTCGGGCGGACACCTAGACTGTCTTAGGTATGCGCACGAGAACGAATGTCCATGGGATGAACGAACGTGTCAGTATGCTGCAGAAAATGGACACCTGGACTGCTTGCGTTACGCTCATGAAAACGAATGTCCATGGGACGAAGAAACGTGTTCTTATGCTGCGGCACATGGGCACCTGGACTGCTTGCGTTACGCTCATGAAAATGGATGTCCATGGGACGAAGTAACGTGTTCTTATGCTGCGATATTTGGACACCTGGACTGCTTGCGTTACGCTCATGAAAATGGATGCCCTTGGGACGAAAATACGTGTCAGTATGCTGCAAAAAATGGATACCTGGACTGCTTGCGTTACGCTCATGAAAATGGATGCCCTTGGGACGAAGAGACGTGTTCTGATGCTGCGACATTTGGACATCTGGACTGCTTGCGTTACGCTCATGAAAATGGATGCCCTTGGGACGAAGAGACGTGTGATTTTGCTATGGCAGATGGGCACCTGGACTGCTTGCGTTACGCTCATGAAAATGGATGTCCATGGGACGAACGAACGTGTTCAGATGCTGCGATATTTGGACACCTGGACTGCTTGCGTTACGCTCATGAAAATGGATGCCCTTGGGACGAAGATACGTGTTTGCTTGCTGTGGAATTTGGAAATCCGGACTGCTTGTGTTACGCTCGTGAAAATGGATGCCCGTATGGTCGTAAAACGTTTGAGGCAGTagttttatattgtttgaattacctcaaaatttga